Part of the Henckelia pumila isolate YLH828 chromosome 2, ASM3356847v2, whole genome shotgun sequence genome is shown below.
atcttgtgaggatgatatgttattttctttgatagtttcgttaagacccaatgactcgagatgcatttctacatcgagggtccatggcatataattctttccggttatatcaagtgcaatgaattcgagtttcgccaagttcgacatggtggtactagaaaataacaatgcattttattagttaattttcataaatatgacaatacaaaataatggaagaacgtaaattacaagtgcgtatacaaatagagaaaaaatatgtgttggaaaatcgctggtgagtaaaagactcgtgagcatgatgatcatagtcgttatgaaaaatatccttataaatgtcatcatctccatcttcgaaaaaaccgagaataaaatattttgagagaaagaatgaatttggtgtgattgaaaatgagtttgagtgaacatatttatagggcaaaaactagccgttttgttaccgtttgtgaccgatgggggtaaagaaaaaattgagtatgtgttgaataaaaattcgtgataatcatgtaatgcatataatgataatcataattaaataattatgtatatcatatcacattattataaggtcagtgtcgtagacagccttttatataatgttgtgaaattataccaatatagttagtataaagtcaggtatagtatatcatatcacattattataagatcggtgtcgtagacaaccttttatataataacatgagattatacaaatatggttagtatataaatacacaataatatatatcatatcacgttattataaggtcagtgtcatagacaaccttttatataataacatgaaattatatattaatatagttaatatatatacataataaatatatatcacgttattgtttaaaaaccttagaggcttttatacttgtcgtatcccttaccgggagtgtgggatgtcgtcttaacatcctcccaggatttataacaagttttgaaaaaaaacttattttttttcataacatgatattatatattaatatatacacaaaaaaatatataaacagtaaaataaaaattcttacttgttgaatatttttgacttcttcttgtattttggagcgtcggaaaatatagagaaccttcgagcgatcgtgctgataacgtgttgtgaaaaagtaaaaatttacggtaaaaagtaaaaactcaaaaactcaaaatttatcaaattctacactttataaaatttttttctcttcacaattgtgtttttctacacaaatggagagacctatttatagatctcaattggagattagtcaaaaattaatacatcattaattacatcatcacacactaattttcaatattttacaactcaattttcaactttcaaccttcaacattcaacaataaataataatatatatttatatatattttcaacaacaTTTTATTTGTCGttacaaatatatattaaatgtttcacattttaaaatattttatcttttttttaacCAATCTACCTTATCTTTAAACATATTAATTAACTACTTTCAACCATTTTTCAATCATATTAAAAAATCCAATTCGGTCGATCCCGATTATGTGACAAAATTGGTTCCAGTTGTTGGGATTCGtaacatttttattaatttgattACTTATAAACTTTTTTGCGATGTGATTTTAGTGGGTGATTAATAAATTAAACCACTCATTCAAACTGAAAAAGGAAAGTTGGTTGAATGCAAAATATGAGTTAGTGTATGCTGCTATACCTAGAGACTAGAGTACTTTTCTCcgtattttaatatatatcattatattatgtgggttcatcatatttttatgaaatttaacATATGTGCCgatagataatccaagaactaaTATTATGCcatatcatataaaaaaaatactttagaTGCTGCATGAAATAATCTGCAAAATACTTACAAAATTATAATGCGCTTCGCTGTTGAACCCAAACATATGCGAGTGCTTGTTGCAGGCTTGCGTTCAAGTAATCATTTCTTGCATTTTATCCGATTTAAAATTCGCCAACACTAAGGTCTAAGTTTATGGCTAAGTTTATTTTTCTctttaaaaatcatttgaaagcttataaaattttttgaaaaataaaatataaaagtgtttaatataaaatgtttgaaagagattatataatttttttgagaaaaaaatattataaaattaaaacgCAAGTTGTTTGGAATTTTAGAAGTAATTGGGGGAAATAATTTCCATAAAACGCGTCTAGCTTCGTGGGCAAATTGGAGTCGTAGAAGTTGGTGGTTGAATAATGTATTGTTTAACTCAAATAAGTGCTTCCAATGAAGTTAATTTTTGATTAATTTGTAGTAATGTTAAAGGTATAatcaatatataatatattgtacATCGATTTTGACCGTAATTATGAATTTAATGTATCATGATATATTGATAAATTGAATATTTCTATTGCTTTTTTGTTGCGTATGAATGGATGTACAAATATTGTTGTATAGGGAGTATcgtgtttaatttaatttgttaGTTTGGATATATTAAAACAAAGCCAACACATCTGCAAGAACGGTCCCGTGGTCTAGTGGTGAGGACATTGGACTCTGAATCCAGTAACCCGAGTTCAAATCTCGGCGGGacctttgtttttattatttttaccttttcctttgcaaagaataaATAAAGATGGATAAAGGAAACAAATTTTTGGTCTGTGAAAAAAGAAGAAATGTGCAGTGTGCTATCATTCAAGCAAATGAGCAATGCgttcaattttctttttttttttcccctccCAATTCGGAAATACACTTAGCAGTGTAATAATTTACAATTCACCAATGGACAAAtataaaatatcaataaaatgCCAAAAAATTTCAACACAAATTACTCCCTTGCCACCTCTGCACTCTTATAACTCTCTCCCAGAAAAGAATGGGTGTCTCAAACATGTAAAGAACCTGCTTTCGCCTTTCTTGAAATCGAGCAAGCCCTTTCCGTGAATGTCAATGAACCCGGGAAGGAACAAACACTGATTAAATTTCAACTCCAAACCCCAGAGATGAAGAAGAATGTACAGGGAAACCAACAACCAAAGATTTCCACCAAGAATCAAGAATAATGAATTTCCGTTTTAGTTATCATTCGTTCTCTCTACATCATGCTCATTCTGAGGTTCTGGGAAAATTTCGACAGAGTGTCGCCTGGTTGAGGATGAATGACCATTACCATTTCCGTCACCATTATGACCACTTCCCTGAGACCCCATTGTCCCCGAGTGTTTGAAACTTCCGGCTCGTTCAACTTTTCGAGAAGTCCCAGCTGCCATATCTGACGAGCTGTGCCGCCAGCTGCTGAATAAAGTAGCATGGAACGACCCTCTGGATGACACGGTTCTAAGCCTAGCCGAACCTGTATTTTCTTCCCTGATGACTTTCAATGGATTTTCCAACGCTTTGAGTATGTAACGCATGGGAGGGCGTCTAGAAGGCTTGGGATTAAGGCAAGATCTCGCAACAATTGCCATAGCCCATACTTCCTCCAGAAGATCCTCATCTACGACAAGTGATGTATCCACGATATTTGTGACGAGTTCTTTGTTGTACATACTAATGCAACGTAGGGTTGTATCCAACCACTCTTTCATGTTGGAATCAGGCGATGAACTGATGCCAAGTTTACCAGTTACGAGCTCGAGCAGAACTTTCCCGAAACAGTACACATCATAGGCACATGTAGCGTAAGGCATACCTGGTCATTAGAATCAAATAATGAATCAATAAATAGACAGGAAAAAGATGATGACACAAAGAAAACCGCAGTTACAGAAGCTTGCTGATGCACCTTGGTCTGATGACCTGcaaaataaatcataaacaCGTTGAATCAGGTTCATATacagaaataaaaatattgcatCATTAAAATTCTCGAAATGTTGAAATCACCAAAAATGCCATGATTAAGAAGTACAAAATATGTATGACTAATAATAAATACAAAAATATGTGAATACCAAGGCTCGAATTTAACGCTATTTTTAACATTAATGTCAAGTAGCAGAACATCTCAAGTAGCTTACATAAAAAAGAAAATTACTTACAGTGGCAACCGTAGCAATTTTGTGATTCTGTTTTGATGAGCATCGCCTTCTTGAGCACAAACATTACTCAAGCTTCCTAATCTTACTTCAAATTTATCGTCAAGTAGTATGCTGCTGGCATGTACATCCCTTCAAGAATACAAAAACCAATTCTATCATAAGAAGAGGATTAAGGAGGTagaattgcatagttatcatTGCATTCAAGATAGACGACTAATGTCAGTCACTTTGAACTTGCATTTTAATTGATATTTTCTCTACAAAAATGTTGTGGCTTTATTTACCAGTATAACATGCTTTATTTAGCAAGAAAAGAGCAAAGCTCTAAGGTGCATGCTGTCTATTGACCATTATATCGGCAAAGAGCTCTTGTCTCAAAGTTTTGATAAGACGATAAAATCAGCCATGCTATTTTAAATAGGTAAACGGAAGGCAAGGAAAAAAAATAGGTACCTGTGAACTAGTGGCGGGGTGCACTCATGGTGCAGGTAACACAGACCCTCGGCAGCTCCAATTGCTATTTTGAGTCGTGTTATCCAATCCAGTGATTGCAAACCATCATCATCAGATTTAGTTTTCTTGAACAAAGAACTGGCCAAGTCTCCATTAGGCATGAACTTATAAACAAGAAACTTCTCGTTCTCGTTCTCCAAGCAATGCCCCAATAGTGGTACGAATCGAGGGTGGGATACTTTGCTGAAAAAGTCTAGTTCTAACATGTGTGCTTCCTTTTTTACCATTGGATTCAAATCCACTTTCTTGATTACTACTGGGATTCCACCTTCAAGGATTCCGCGGAAAAGATCACCTGATCGAGCATTTTTTATTAGATTTGAGTCATTGAATTCACCCGTGGCCTTGAGAATCTGCTGATAGGTAAACGTATCTCCGAGAATTGAAAAATTTAATGATGTCCCCGGAGGCGGTGGGCTTCCACCGGCAGGAACAGGCCCCACACCAATGTCACGTCGGTTTATTACGCCTCTCCTTTTCTTGCAACAAATCAGCAGCACTAATAAAATCACCAGGACAGAGATTATCCCGACACCACCAAGAACAGCAGCCAAAATTATTGCTTTTCTGTGACTCTTCTTATGGGTTTCTGCAGGAGGAGTTTCAGTGCCATTTGTGGATCCAAAATTATCGAACACTAAGCCCCTCTCCGAATAAAATGAGTCACATTCAGACGCATTTCTCTGATTAGCCACGTTCTGGAGGCAATTCAAACCAAGAGAAGAGTTGTCACGAGCATTACTCGGAACTGTGCCTTGGAAATAGTTGCCTGATGCATCGATAAAACTGAAGCTTCTGAATACAATAGGCAGATTTCCGTAAAACAGGTTATGAGAAATGTTAAGAGCTAAAACACTAGAATTGGAACTTGAAGTCACATTTGGCAGCCCACCAGTAAAGTTATTCCAAGACACGTCAAGGAACTGCAGTGTAGGGATAGACAACAACACAGCCGGAAAATCACTAGTGAAATCATTCCCACTCAAAACAAGAATCTGTAATCGAGTCAGAGGACGAAATAAATCCTCAGCCAGTGTTCCTGAAAGACCGTTGTTCCCAATTACTATTCGCCGCAAGTTTCTCAAACTCCTGAAATCCAGAGGAAGCGACCCTGTGAGAGAATTAAATCCGAGATCAAGCTCAACCAGATTAGAAAGATCACCGAGTTGTGCCGGTATTGAAGACGATAAACTGTTCCCAGAAAGATTCAAGAACTGCAACATAGACAGAGTCCCAATACCCGGAGGAATAACTCCAGACAAGAAATTTGCAGACATATCAAGAGAAGTAAGGTTTCCAAGCAAGGCAAAAGACTCCGGTATTGAACTTGTAAGCATGTTTCTCGAAAGATCGAGAACAGAAAGGCGAGATAACTGACCCAAACTGGTCGGAACTGCGCCAGTGAGATTGTTATCAGATATATACAGCTCAGCTAAGCTACTCAAATTGCCTAGAGTGGTCGGAATGACACCAGTAACCGAGCAAGAACTGAGATCAAGCACTTGGAGTGAGGCGAGCTGCAAGCCCAGCCATCCCGGAATCGGCCCGGGAAGCAAGAAATTTGAGGCGTTGAAAGAGGACAAAAGGGTCAAATTCTGGAGGGCATCCACTGAGAATTGAGGGTTTTGGCTTCCTCTCCGAGTTCTCCGGAACCCTGAAATGTTGATACCCATAACCCGGCCATTGTTGCACTGAATACCAACCCAAACTGTGCAGGGGTCCGATTTTATCGGCCACTCTTTAGCCTTCAACCCTAGTGAAGATCTCAGCTGAAGTAAAGCCAATCTATCTTGCGTTGAAACCGAGAATTGCTGCTCTAATGTACAACCAAACAACGACAATAACACAACTAAAACAACGAAAACCACACCGCTCCACCGATCCACCATTTCTGCTGCACCTTCATTGAACTTCGAGAAAAAGCCCCCTCACATTCATTTACACATACACAGCGCAAAACACTCAATCCCACACCAATAATTCAGGGATTCTTACTATACAAAAGAGCATGCATTTACTTTATTCAAAGgttacaaaaacaaaacaaaaaggtCCAAGAAAAGCGTAGAACACTCTTTGTTGAGTTTACCTTTCTGAGAATGAACAAAAAATAATCAGAACTCTTCGTCGATTCTTCAAATTCTAATCTTTTTTCCATTtacttgaaaaaaaaacaaaatcactTTTTTCCATTTTCTCTTTCTACCGCACTCCCTTTTCTCTCTCAACCCCCTTACAATCTTTCAGTTGACGAAGGATATAAAAGATAGAAGGGATTTAtcatcaaaaacaaaaacaaaaaaaagtcAAAAACTGAGATTTTAGGTAGGCGGAGAAAGAATTGGGTGACAATACTGAATGCTTCGAGAGTTGGCACTGCTGCTTcttagagagagagagagagaaaccGGGAGTCCgggattaaaaaattaaattaaaaaaattaaaaaatttacacCGGGCGACCCTGTTAATGGATCCGGCCCGATTTTAAGTGGGTGGGTAAGTATGAAAATATAAAGGGTGAGGCAAGTGGAGCATGGACCACTGAATCGGGTTTGGATCTAATTAAAAATGGATTGACCGCCGAAAATCCCGCCCAATCCAGCTAAGCTTTTAAACTTCGACTGCTATTCTATATTGTACTTTCTCTCTCTGCATTTAGTTGTACATCATGGACACCTATTTATTACACAATcatgtttttttatattttatataataataaataaataaattttataataaatctATTATTGATCCAGGTTTTAAAATTCATAATGTATCTGTGCTATGCTATCTATTCAGGAAAGGGGCAATCAACCTTTCTCaaatgccaaaaaaaaaaaaacaataaaaagttatatatcaaaatatgtttTGTCTTTTCCACGTATATCGAAttgatattttttatgataACACATGCATTATATTTCCTTTTGTTTGGAACAATtatattttctaaaattttcaaaatcacCAAAACTAATGTGAGATAGTTTCACAagtcaattttatgagacaGATCTTTTATTTGAGTcactcataaaaaaatattattattatgtcaaaaaatattatttttactaGTCGTCGTGGCCACACGGGACGgaaattacaaatttaaaaatatctaATACATAATAATTTCTAATACATAAATACCTAATCTAATACATAAAACACGGGGTGAAAATTAGTAAAAATTACATATTGAGATTTTGAAACGAATGAGTTTATTCCAAAATGTGAGTGGCGAGGAGAGAAGAGGTGGAGAgtttgaaattgaacataataTAAGGGCAATGAACATAATATATGAGCAACAATGGATAAACATAATTTGATATCATTGTCATACTAATACAGTTTTTATCATATACTCaagtattataatatagtagaGATTATAAATACGGGAAAGATGATCCGTCTTACGAATAAAAATATGTAAAACTGTATCACTAGAGACCTCCacattcaaaataatattttgatatagaGTTCATTTAAAGAGTTGTGTATGGTTCAAGCTAGAAAGCAATAAATCATGATTAATATTTCTGAAAGTTGGTTCGGATTAGTTTGTGCAACACAATAAATATTTAACAGCCTGTGGCACATGcttcttgatttattattttacCAATAATATCACTAAAATAGTAAAATGGGATGGTTTGGTGGAGATGGTAAAAGGAGAATGTGACAGGATCGGTGGAATAATTATAGGGCAAGGATCCCATATTTATTTTTCACTCAAATACAGTAATTAAGCATATAATTTTGCCACCTAATTTCCTTCTTTCTATAAATTTCTTGTAAGAGAGTTAATGTTTATTGAAATTATATGTGTATTTAACACAATAATCAAAACTAATTAATGCGTGTGTGACATTTATACGTGGAGGGGAAATAATCGACTGGTATATATTGGAAAAATAAGTTGAATTTATGGTGATCTTTTAATAAATTATGCTTTTTCATAATAAGtgcatattaattttatttaatttaaatagaaTAGATAGATGGATAAACCTCGAATTTTTGAGGCagatgagagaaaaaaaaaactttatgaCAAAATCATATAGATCAAATTATTTTGCATGAATGTTGAATTAAATTGAATATAAGAGTATTTTAAATAGTAGTAAATGCATGAAATACAAGGTTGATCTCCACCGATGAGCGATGAATATAAAATCAAGTGCCTAGATCTAATGCTTACaatatgatattatatatatatatatatatatatataaatgttagGTATATATAacgaaaaatagaaaataaagaaGGGTAGACGTAAAATAATCGAATAATTTTAGAGAGAATTAATTACACCGAATTCGTTtcgaaaatagtttttttttttataaattttttttggaacATGGATTTAGAATAATAGATAGATCAGATCAAGTAGTTagatgaaatattaaaatttgacactTCAATCCATGTTCTGCCAAACACACTGAATTATTTTTGGGGATTAGTATTTAAATCACGCTATTTCtacttttaatttaattttattttatttttttacaaataaaaagacACTGAAATACCAGATATTCTGCTAATTCTGTCACGCGTGTACGCATCTAATATTTATCAAAGGTTGAATTTTGGTATTTTACGAATTTTGGTAAATTTATTTTGGCATTCAAATTTTCGccattttttcataaaatagttccatttttagcataaaaaatgttttgtacatatatatatatatatatatatataatagtacATATTATTGAATAAAATAGATTACACAAACAGCGTTGGCATAATGCTCCACACTCTGTCACGTCTATGATTATGTTGATGATTACCAGTAAGCACTTAAAAATTTGAGTAATTAAGGCATCATTAACTCTGACTCGAGATCACTCTCTTTGCTTTGAGATATGAATCATtcaatcatattatttattattgacCAATAAGATTGAAGTAATTATGTTGATTTGGTATTATTCAAGATAAATACCAAACCAGATAATCACTTCAGTTTTTCCTTGTCAACACTCAACCATAtggtataatttttattttctcacattGTTGAGTTTTGAAATATATTGATGAACAATTTTTTATTGGtttttgttttatgttttttcATCGTCATCTGGAttcgaaaaagaagaagatattTTTGTCTATTAAAATAGATTTATGTCGTGGAACCacacattttgttttttttttttctttaatgaTATTTgacaaatttaaattgtcagcCTCACAAGCTTTTTGTCAAAAGTCAAAAGCCTTCTTCCAATTTGCACACTAAAAAAATGGTCAAATCtcgttgtttttaattttataattacgTAAATTAGGTCCGATTCCGATATAAGACATAATCATAATAATCATATCCAACTTCATTAGAATCGAACTTGTACTTGTATGGAGTCAACATTGTTAAAAGTCGACAAGGTTATTAAATTTGATATAGATATATATGGTGTAACGATTTTTTCTTTGTCTAAAATATTTTCGTATttcttctaaaaaaaatattttcgtattttaaaacataatctcatattttaattaaattaaatgattaaAAAGTGCTAATCATGTAACATAATCCCTCATTTTATAGTTTTATTattctatttatttttaatatatatgttttcAGTAATATCCTTTttcgatttattttaaattctaaaaataatgaattaatttaaatatataaatgtatattatatataattttttcacACGTGTGAAAAAATGTGAATGATATTAGCCCACTATTTTGCCTCCATCCTCGACGACTCTAATTTGAAACGTCTCTCTAAAAGTGCCACACGAGTTCACACAACTAATACTACGCACGATAAGTATTTGCATTGTTTATCGTAACTTTTTGcaaatttaaaaacataaataattggattaaaaaaaatagataaatatgtCGATGGTATcgcaattttttaaaaggtgtgGAAAATTGAAGAGGTGTTAGTTATAGGTGTTATATAAATATTGCCGACGTGGaataattgtttatatattaAAGTATATATAACTAATGATAAAACAAGTAGCATTCGGTCTTACAAATTTACTGACATTAATATACTTATTTTAGATAATTAAATgcagttaaaattttaaaataatatccagcaaataattaaaataaagtccAAGGTCAAAATTTAAAGTATGAAGTTATGCTAACTTTCTTGCGTTATTAGTAACTAATGTACTTTGATTCGTATTAAAAGATAAGACATTCTCAATCCGCCTAATAATAATAGTCAATGTGATCCTGCTCGTCTAGGTctccaaaaacaattttaatcttttaagtattattaataattatttgtaTCTTTTtcttaaacttaaattttgttatattaCTTGATACGATTATTATTTTCAGCATCTTCTGAAACTAATCTCTTGTAGTATAACATTAAAATAATGCAAACCATATATTATATTCTTTAAGAAATAGTCCAATAACTCGTACCATCTACGAAGATATATAATTCAAACATCTAAATTGAAACCATGGATACATTTTAATTAATTCTACAAAATACTTCCTTTTAAAACCCCCAAAACAGAAGCAAACCAATCAATTCGTTAATGATAACTTGATCgacaacaaaaaattaaaactttcatATTTAATACATTTTCATCATGAATCACATTTTTGAACCCCCTGGATTGTCAAACAAGTTCACATCATTGTATATAGGATTAGACATTCGACATTTTATCAAAAGTTATAGCAGATGATTGTTGTAtaattcaaatcttttaaatcatataacaaTTCAAACGTTACGTTTTGATTACTTTAGATAACATAGATACTTATTATATACAAGTAGTGTgactaattttaaaaatcaagtACATTTTATTCGCAATTTTATAATTGTAGAGTACATGTCACCTTTGCGTCCACtatcaaaatttaattaaaacgacggataaacaaattttgACATGGTCAAGGATATATAGAATGAAGTCACTAAAATCAACTTTAGAAAATTTAAACATGGAGATATTTTCCATAATAACACGTTCTGAAAAgggattaaaatattaaataaataaataaataatgatgaTCTTTGTATATGTGTACTGTATATATATAGGAATCATATAAATCTTAGTGGTTAGACTTTGTTACGTCAAATAATTGTTACaaaaaatacacaaataaactttaaaaatcaatatttttatttaataatttttaaaataaactgttaatttatttataactaCTATATTTCAACCACTTCAAAAGTTCAAAAATGTTCACATATTATCTCAAACAAATTACATATTTAATACATTTTATTCATtgttattaatttataattaaaaactatatcaaaataataacaaattctaaaaaaataaaagaaaaaactaAATATAAAAGTTACGTGCACATGTTATAATACAATAATACTTTATACTAATTACAGAAAATCATGACATAATTTTGATTTACGTAAAACACCATTCATCGATCAAGTTAACTACATAATTTTATtgtattataataatatttttatattattttttcaattaaaaaatttaataaatttttatttttattttttttaaaaaaatacttcatGCCCTTTTTATATAACATATACATCACATATAATATATCACGATCTAGCGTAAAATAAAAGTTTTGAAGTTaagaaaaagaaagagaagCAAAATGACtcttaatatatatatccaCATTTCACGCCAACACAATTCAAGTACCATTACAATTTACAAAGGAATTTTCTTCATCCCGGCCCAAAAGAAGTGTTGTAATAATATTTGGTGGACCCTATTTCAGGCTCAAATAAATTGGCTCAAGCTTCGAAGTTAGCCCAGTATTGATGCTAGTTTAGATCCAGCCCAATTAGCTCGACATCATATTTCAGCCCATATAGAAGATTTATGTTTTCTTCCCAAGAGTTTAACCCAATACTAATGCATTAACTAAAtccataaaaaataaatcaatcagaaaaatggaaaacaaatattattattattatcattatgaTCTTATTATTCactaataaaatcaaaattttcattattatatCGAAAAAACACCAccttcatttatttttaaactatgtatttgtttttttttattacgcGGAAATCCAAAGTCGTTACCTTTCAAAAATATGTATTTGTTTGTATCACAAATCTCATGTATTCCCACTTTAATATTTTTACCATCTATAGATCATTTATTATTCCTGGTAAAGATATATAATTCATATTTAAATTtcgataattttcaaaaaaa
Proteins encoded:
- the LOC140880725 gene encoding probable LRR receptor-like serine/threonine-protein kinase At2g16250, whose translation is MVDRWSGVVFVVLVVLLSLFGCTLEQQFSVSTQDRLALLQLRSSLGLKAKEWPIKSDPCTVWVGIQCNNGRVMGINISGFRRTRRGSQNPQFSVDALQNLTLLSSFNASNFLLPGPIPGWLGLQLASLQVLDLSSCSVTGVIPTTLGNLSSLAELYISDNNLTGAVPTSLGQLSRLSVLDLSRNMLTSSIPESFALLGNLTSLDMSANFLSGVIPPGIGTLSMLQFLNLSGNSLSSSIPAQLGDLSNLVELDLGFNSLTGSLPLDFRSLRNLRRIVIGNNGLSGTLAEDLFRPLTRLQILVLSGNDFTSDFPAVLLSIPTLQFLDVSWNNFTGGLPNVTSSSNSSVLALNISHNLFYGNLPIVFRSFSFIDASGNYFQGTVPSNARDNSSLGLNCLQNVANQRNASECDSFYSERGLVFDNFGSTNGTETPPAETHKKSHRKAIILAAVLGGVGIISVLVILLVLLICCKKRRGVINRRDIGVGPVPAGGSPPPPGTSLNFSILGDTFTYQQILKATGEFNDSNLIKNARSGDLFRGILEGGIPVVIKKVDLNPMVKKEAHMLELDFFSKVSHPRFVPLLGHCLENENEKFLVYKFMPNGDLASSLFKKTKSDDDGLQSLDWITRLKIAIGAAEGLCYLHHECTPPLVHRDVHASSILLDDKFEVRLGSLSNVCAQEGDAHQNRITKLLRLPLSSDQGMPYATCAYDVYCFGKVLLELVTGKLGISSSPDSNMKEWLDTTLRCISMYNKELVTNIVDTSLVVDEDLLEEVWAMAIVARSCLNPKPSRRPPMRYILKALENPLKVIREENTGSARLRTVSSRGSFHATLFSSWRHSSSDMAAGTSRKVERAGSFKHSGTMGSQGSGHNGDGNGNGHSSSTRRHSVEIFPEPQNEHDVERTNDN